One region of Seriola aureovittata isolate HTS-2021-v1 ecotype China chromosome 15, ASM2101889v1, whole genome shotgun sequence genomic DNA includes:
- the taf1 gene encoding transcription initiation factor TFIID subunit 1 isoform X1, whose amino-acid sequence MSDSDSDEDQDRPFSLTGFLFGNINEDGQLEDDSVLDNESKKHLAGLGTLGLGSLITEITANEDGDQEENRDSSSVDAEGWVKSTEDAVDYSDISEVAEDETKKYRQAMGSLKPSRKTDDEDDYDADCEDIDSKLMPPPPPPSLPTSAKKDESSSQTTTVVGEEGDGIILPSIIAPSSTADKVDFSSSSDSESETDRPGQGSGVGGSPDRLNLPLAGIMQKDAAKALPSVTELFPEFRPGKVLRFLRLFGPGKSMPSVWRSARRKKKRKHRDAQPGTPPPEGEPTEQNQEKKSGWIYEYATPPPPEQCLSDDEITMMAPVESKFSQTCGDGDKETESRPKVAEWRYGPAQLWYDMLGVPEDGSSFNYGFKLKDEQSSEPQIQETPKEITETVQEFQRQDDSNDDGDNHDNDDGDEDRAALENELFLMVTQLQWEDDIIWNGEDVKHKGTKTQRASLAGWLPSSMTRNANAYNAQQGLSRSNSQLVPPTPPPMPKISSISGSKREKNNHDNQGEFIFGSKSSQEEDCPWFSIFPIDNEELVYGRWEDNIIWDDQEMDHMLIPPVLTLDPNDENIILEIPDEKEETTSHSPSKENKKENAIKKSRILLGKTGVIKDEPQQNMSQPEVKDPWNLSNDEFYYPKQQGLRGTFGGNIIQHSIPALELRQPFFPTHMGPMKLRQFHRPTLKKYSFGALAQPGPHAVQPLLKHIKKKAKMREQERQASGGGDMFFMRTPQDLTGKDGDLILAEYSEEYAPLIMQVGMATKIKNYYKRKPGKDPGAPDCKYGETVYCHTSPFLGSLHPGQLLQAFENNLFRAPIYLHKMPETDFLVLRTRHGYYIREIVDIIVVGQECPLFEVPGPNSKRANTHIRDFLQVFIYRLFWKSKDRPRRIRMEDIKKAFPSHSESSIRKRLKLCADFKRTDRNLSRDRDFYAYYGFYPEGMDSNWWVLKPDFRLPTEEEIRAMVSPEQCCAYYSMLVAEQRLKDAGYGEKSFFAPEEENEEDFQMKIDDEVRTAPWNTTRAFISAMKGKCLLEVTGVADPTGCGEGFSYVKVPNKPTQQKDDKEPQPAKKTVTGTDADLRRLSLKNAKQLLRKFGVPEEEIKKLSRWEVIDVVRTMSTEQARSGEGPMSKFARGSRFSVAEHQERYKEECQRIFDLQNKVLESTEVLSTDTDSSSAEDSDFEEMGKNIENMLQNKKTSSQLSREREEQERKELQRMLMGEESDRDNKGRKERRKGLSSSLSTSSHKDDDTSSVTSLNSSATGRRLKIYRTFRDEDGKEYVRCETVRKASVIDAYTRIRTTKDDEFIRKFALFDEQHREEMRKERRRIQEQLRRLKRNQEKDKIKGPPEKKAKKVKERPDLKVKLKCGACGAIGHMRTNKFCPLYYQTNAPPSNPVAMTEEQEEELEKTVIHNDNEELIKVEGTKIVLGKQLIESADEVRRKSLVLKFPKQQLPPKKKRRVGSAVHCDYLNKPHKAIHRRRTDPMVTLSSVLESIINDMRDHPNTYPFHTPVNAKVVKDYYKIITRPMDLQTLRENVRKRMYPSREEFREAVEVIVKNSATYNGAKHPITQVAQSMLDLCDAKLKEKEDRLVRLEKAINPLLDDDDQVAFSFILDNIVTQKMMVVPDSWPFHHPVNKKFVPDYYKVIVNPMDLESIRKNISKHKYQNRDAFLSDVSLIHTNSIKYNGPDSPYTKTALDIVNVCKQTLAEYDEHLTQLEKDISTAKEAALDAADLESLDPMTPGPYTPQPADLFDSGASGSLPREPSSLFSEGPLVVAPEKRGGQGRHSRRPGEEESDVDIEGFEEEDDGKPKTPAPAEDAEGDLEDEDDEEEMLLPPRRRVHDQEEEEEEEEDDEGRSNRPAQASVLYQDLLMSDGEDDASEEEGDNPFSSIHLSESGSDSDREVDVRPPPPRRAQETARMGMEQDESMMSYDGDGPDEPHMEDSNVSYGSYEETESRSQMQPSSMGNGEEYGISEEEEEDEEDEARRRGPAVLSQVQLSEDEESEEFRSIGGDSDMDSDN is encoded by the exons ATGTCAGACTCTGACAGTGACGAGGATCAAGATCGACCATTCTCTCTAACGGGCTTCCTCTTCGGAAACATCAACGAAGATGGGCAGCTAGAGGATGACAGTGTTCTGGACAAT GAGTCCAAAAAGCATCTGGCTGGTTTGGGTACTCTGGGTCTGGGCTCACTCATTACAGAGATTACTGCTAATGAAGATGGTGAtcaggaggaaaacagagactCTAGTAGTGTGGATGCTGAAG GTTGGGTGAAAAGCACTGAGGATGCAGTTGATTATTCTGACATCAGTGAGGTTGCTGAGGATGAGACAAAGAAGTACCGTCAGGCCATGGGGTCTTTGAAGCCCAGCAGGAAAACAG ATGATGAGGATGACTATGATGCTGACTGTGAGGATATAGATTCTAAGCTTAtgccacctccaccaccaccaagtCTCCCTACATCTGCTAAGAAAGATGAATCCTCCTCTCAGACCACAACTG TAGTCGGGGAAGAGGGCGATGGCATCATCTTGCCCTCAATTATTGCACCATCCTCTACGGCTGATAAGGTTGActtcagcagctcctctgacTCTGAGTCAGAAACGGACCGTCCCGGCCAGGGCTCCGGGGTCGGAGGATCCCCAGACAGGCTCAACCTCCCTCTTGCTGGCATCATGCAGAAGGATGCTGCCAAAGCACTGCCAAGTGTCACAGAGCTTTTCCCAGAGTTTAGGCCTGGAAAG GTGCTTAGGTTCTTAAGGCTGTTTGGTCCTGGAAAGAGCATGCCATCAGTCTGGAGGAGTGCCCGTAGGAAGAAGAAACGGAAGCACCGGGACGCTCAGCCTGGCACACCTCCTCCAGAAGGAGAGCCCACAGAGCAAAACCAGGAGAAGAAGTCTGGATGGATTTATGAGTATGCAACTCCTCCACCACCAGAGCAATGTCTCTCTGATGATGAG ATAACCATGATGGCTCCAGTAGAATCTAAGTTCTCACAAACTTGTGGTGATGGGGACAAGGAGACCGAGTCTCGACCTAAAGTAGCAGAATGGAGATATGGTCCAGCCCAGCTCTGGTACGATATGCTAGGCGTCCCAGAGGATGGAAGCAGTTTCAACTATGGCTTCAAGCTAAAAGATGAGCAGTCCAGTGAGCCTCAGATTCAGGAAACACCTAAAGAAATAACCGAGACTGTTCAGGAG TTTCAGAGGCAGGACGACAGCAATGATGACGGTGATAatcatgataatgatgatggagatgaggaCAGAGCTGCCCTTGAGAACGAGCTCTTCCTGATGGTTACTCAACTGCAATGGGAGGATGATATTATCTGGAATGGGGAGGACGTAAAACACAAGGGTACAAAGACTCAGCGAGCCAGCCTGGCAGGATGGCTACCTTCTAGTATGACACGCAACGCCAATGCTTACAATGCTCAGCAGG GGCTGTCAAGAAGTAATTCGCAATTGGTGCCACCTACACCTCCACCCATGCCCAAAATTTCTTCAATCTCTGGCTCAAAGcgggaaaaaaacaaccatgATAATCAAGGTGAATTTATTTTTGGGTCAAAAT CCTCTCAGGAAGAAGACTGTCCTTGGTTCTCCATTTTTCCCATTGACAATGAAGAGTTAGTTTACGGACGCTGGGAAGACAACATTATTTGGGATGACCAGGAGATGGATCACATGCTCATACCACCTGTTCTCACACTGGATCCCAATGATGAGAATATCATTCTag AAATTCCTGATGAAAAGGAGGAAACAACGTCACATTCCccatcaaaagaaaataaaaaggaaaatgcaatCAAAAAGAGCCGCATCCTATTGGGAAAGACTGGGGTGATAAAAGATGAGCCACAGCAG AACATGTCCCAGCCCGAAGTGAAGGACCCCTGGAACCTTTCCAATGACGAGTTCTACTATCCCAAACAGCAGGGCCTGAGGGGGACCTTCGGCGGAAACATCATTCAG caCTCCATCCCGGCACTGGAGCTGAGGCAACCCTTCTTCCCCACTCACATGGGGCCCATGAAGCTTCGCCAGTTTCATCGGCCAACTCTGAAGAAGTACTCATTTGGAGCATTGGCTCAGCCAGGTCCTCATGCTGTCCAGCCGCTGCTTAAACACATCAAGAAGAAGGCCAAG ATGCGAGAGCAGGAACGGCAGGCATCAGGTGGAGGAGACATGTTCTTCATGCGAACACCACAGGACTTGACAGGTAAAGATGGAGATCTGATCCTGGCAGAGTACAGTGAGGAATACGCCCCTCTGATCATGCAGGTCGGCATGGCCACTAAGATCAAAAACTACTACAAAAGG aaacctggaaAAGATCCTGGAGCACCTGACTGTAAATATGGAGAGACTGTGTACTGCCACACATCCCCTTTCCTCGGTTCTCTGCATCCTGGACAGCTGCTCCAG gCGTTTGAAAACAACCTTTTCCGTGCTCCAATCTACCTGCACAAGATGCCAGAGACTGATTTCTTGGTTCTCCGAACACGACATGGCTACTACATCAGAGAGATTGTGGACATTATTGTGGTTGGTCAGGAGTGCCCCTTGTTTGAGGTTCCTGGTCCCAACTCCAAACGAGCCAATACCCACATCAGGGACTTCCTTCAG GTGTTCATTTACCGCTTGTTCTGGAAGAGCAAGGATCGGCCCCGGAGGATCCGCATGGAGGATATAAAGAAAGCATTTCCTTCACACTCGGAGAGCAGCATCAGAAAACGACTAAAACTCTGTGCTGACTTCAAACGTACAG ATAGGAATCTGAGCAGGGACAGAGATTTTTACGCCTACTATGGATTTTATCCTGAAG GGATGGACTCGAACTGGTGGGTGCTGAAGCCTGACTTCAGATTACCTACAGAAGAAGAGATCAGAGCCATGGTGTCTCCAGAGCAATGCTGCGCTTACTATAGCATGCTGGTGGCCGAGCAGAGACTCAAG GATGCTGGATATGGTGAGAAATCCTTCTTTGCTCCGGAAGAAGAGAACGAAGAGGACTTTCAAATGAAGATTGACGATGAG GTGCGCACAGCTCCATGGAACACAACAAGAGCCTTCATCTCTGCCATGAAGGGGAAATGCCTGTTGGAGGTTACAGGAGTGGCTGATCCTACAGGCTGTGGAGAGGGTTTCTCCTATGTCAAAGTGCCCAACAAGCCAACTCAGCAGAAG GATGACAAAGAGCCACAACCTGCCAAGAAGACGGTGACTGGGACAGACGCTGACCTGAGGAGACTCTCACTGAAGAATGCCAAGCAGCTGCTGCGCAAGTTTGGTGTTCCAGAGGAAGAA aTCAAGAAGCTCTCTCGCTGGGAGGTGATTGACGTGGTCAGGACCATGTCTACAGAGCAGGCACGTTCAGGTGAGGGACCCATGAGCAAGTTTGCCAGAGGGTCTCGTTTCTCTGTTGCTGAACACCAGGAGCGCTACAAGGAAGAGTGTCAGAGGATCTTTGACCTGCAGAACAA GGTGTTAGAATCGACAGAGGTGCTCTCCACggacacagacagcagctcagcagagGACAGTGACTTTGAAGAGATGGGGAAGAACATTGAGAACATGCTGCAGAACAAGAAGACCAGCTCCCAGCTTTCCcgtgagagagaggagcaggagaggaaggagctgcagaggatGCTAATGGGCGAGGAGAGTGACCGTGACAACAAAGGACGCAAGGAGCGGCGCAAAGGCTTGT CCAGTTCCTTGTCCACCAGCTCACACAAGGACGACGATACGTCCTCTGTCACAAGCCTAAACTCTTCGGCCACAGGACGACGGCTGAAGATCTATCGCACCTTCAGGGATGAGGACGGCAAGGAATATGTCCGCTGTGAGACAGTACGCAAGGCATCAGTCATTGATGCCTACACCAGGATCAGAACCACCAAGGATGACGAATTCAT ACGAAAGTTCGCCCTCTTCGATGagcaacacagagaggagatgaggaaggagCGCAGACGTATTCAGGAGCAGTTGAGGAGACTGAAGAGAAACCAAGAGAAGGACAAGATCAAGGGACCCCCAGAGAAGAAGGCCAAGAAGGTCAAAGAGAGACCAGACCTCAAGGTAAAA CTAAAGTGCGGCGCATGTGGAGCCATAGGACACATGAGGACCAACAAGTTCTGCCCACTGTACTATCAGACCAATGCCCCGCCTTCTAACCCAGTTGCCatgacagaggagcaggaggaggagctggaaaagaCCGTCATCCACAACGACAATGAGGAACTGATCAAAGTGGAGGGCACCAAGATTGTACTTGGCAAACAGCTCATTGAGAG tGCTGATGAGGTCCGCAGGAAGTCTTTAGTGCTCAAGTTCCCCAAGCAACAGCTCCcaccaaagaagaaaagacgtgtAGGCAGTGCTGTGCACTGTGACTATCTCAAT AAACCACATAAGGCCATCCACCGCAGACGCACTGACCCCATGGTGACCTTGTCTTCTGTGCTAGAGAGCATCATCAACGACATGCGCGATCACCCCAAT ACATATCCATTCCACACACCAGTCAACGCCAAGGTTGTGAAGGACTATTATAAGATCATCACTAGACCCATGGACCTGCAGACACTGAGGGAGAATGTACGCAAACGGATGTACCCGTCGAGGGAGGAGTTCCGTGAAGCAGTGGAGGTTATCGTCAAAAACAGCGCCACCTACAATG GGGCAAAGCATCCGATAACACAGGTAGCACAGTCCATGCTGGACCTGTGCGATGCTAAACTGAAGGAG aagGAGGACAGGCTGGTGAGGCTGGAGAAAGCCATCAACCCACTGttggatgatgatgatcaggTGGCCTTCTCCTTCATCCTGGACAACATAGTGACCCAGAAAATGATGGTGGTTCCTGAT TCATGGCCATTCCATCATCCTGTCAACAAAAAGTTTGTGCCTGATTATTATAAGGTGATTGTAAACCCCATGGATCTGGAATCCATCCGCAAG AACATCTCAAAACACAAATACCAGAACCGAGATGCCTTCCTTTCAGATGTCAGTCTTATCCACACCAACAGCATCAAGTACAATG GCCCAGACAGTCCTTACACCAAGACAGCCCTGGATATTGTCAATGTGTGCAAGCAGACCTTGGCGGAG tACGATGAGCACTTGACCCAGTTGGAGAAGGACATCTCGACTGCTAAAGAGGCAGCTCTGGATGCAGCAGACTTGGAGAGTCTGGACCCAATGACTCCAGGGCCATACACACCACAG CCTGCTGATCTGTTTGACAGCGGGGCTTCAGGGAGTCTGCCCAGAGAGCCCAGCAGCCTTTTCTCTGAGGGACCTCTAGTGGTTGCTCCAGAGAAGAGAGGGGGGCAG GGACGCCACAGCAGAAGACCTGGGGAGGAAGAGTCAGATGTGGACATTGAAGGCtttgaggaggaagatgatggcAAACCCAAGACTCCTGCTCCT GCAGAGGATGCAGAAGGAGATCTTGAGGacgaagatgatgaagaggagatgTTACTGCCACCTCGCAGACGGGTGCACGaccaggaggaagaagaggaggaggaagaagatgatgaaggaAGATCGAACCGCCCTGCCCAAGCCAGCGTGCTGTACCAGGACCTGCTCATGTCTGATGGAGAGGATGACGCCAGTGAAGAGGAGGGCGACAACCCTTTCTCCT CCATTCACCTGTCGGAGAGCGGCAGCGACTCTGACAGAGAGGTGGATGTGCGACCTCCACCTCCACGGAGAGCTCAAGAGACAGCACGCATGGGTATGGAGCAGGATGAGAGCATGATGTCATACGATGGTGATGGACCTGATGAGCCTCACATGGAAGACAGCAACGTCAG TTACGGCAGCtatgaggagacagagagccGCAGTCAGATGCAGCCTTCTAGCATGGGAAATGGAGAAGAATACGGcatcagtgaggaggaggaggaagatgaagaagatgaagcaCGGAGGAGAGGACCAGCTGTGCTCTCCCAGGTCCAACTAAGTGAAGACGAGGAGAGCGAAGAGTTCAGATCTATCGGGGGAGACAGCGACATGGACTCTGACAACTAG